A single window of Modestobacter italicus DNA harbors:
- the cmk gene encoding (d)CMP kinase — translation MSEFVGQVTLDGPSGTGKSSVARAVATRLGAAYLDTGAMYRAATVAVLDAGVDLDDPEGISRAVSAADIQVGTTADAETVTVDGVDVAERIRGTEVTRAVSPVSAVPAVRRLLVDRQRALVAAADAVVVEGRDIGTVVLPDATLKIYLTAAPEARADRRAGQLGVTDPARIAQIAADLRRRDEYDSSRADSPLRPAADAVVVDSTGLDREAVVERVLDLARTAVGEPA, via the coding sequence GTGAGCGAGTTCGTGGGGCAGGTGACGCTGGACGGGCCGTCGGGGACGGGCAAGTCCAGCGTGGCCCGAGCGGTAGCCACCCGGCTGGGTGCGGCCTACCTGGACACCGGCGCGATGTACCGCGCCGCGACCGTCGCCGTGCTGGACGCCGGGGTCGACCTCGACGACCCCGAGGGCATCAGCCGCGCGGTCAGCGCCGCCGACATCCAGGTCGGGACGACGGCCGACGCGGAGACGGTCACCGTGGACGGCGTGGACGTGGCCGAGCGGATCCGCGGCACCGAGGTCACCCGCGCGGTGTCGCCGGTGAGCGCCGTCCCGGCCGTGCGCCGGCTGCTGGTCGACCGGCAGCGCGCGCTGGTCGCCGCCGCCGACGCCGTCGTCGTCGAGGGCCGGGACATCGGCACGGTCGTGCTGCCCGACGCCACCCTCAAGATCTACCTGACTGCCGCCCCTGAGGCGCGCGCCGACCGCCGCGCCGGGCAGCTCGGGGTCACCGACCCCGCCCGGATCGCGCAGATCGCCGCCGACCTGCGCCGCCGGGACGAGTACGACAGCAGCCGGGCCGACAGCCCGCTGCGCCCTGCTGCCGACGCCGTGGTCGTCGACAGCACCGGGCTGGACCGCGAGGCCGTCGTCGAGCGCGTGCTCGACCTGGCCCGCACAGCTGTAGGAGAGCCCGCATGA
- the der gene encoding ribosome biogenesis GTPase Der, whose amino-acid sequence MSDIDLPPDLDEPTGPLPVVAVVGRPNVGKSTLVNRFIGRRAAVVQDVPGVTRDRIPYQALWNGKNFTVVDTGGWEPKATGMAAAIARQAEYAMKTADVIVLVVDASVGATETDLAAARVLRRSDRPVILVANKVDDERSEAGAAELWSLGLGEPFPVSALHGRGSGDLLDLVLDAMPEAPRETEDQGGPRRVALVGRPNVGKSSLINRLSKEERSVVDSVAGTTVDPVDSIVTIGGEEWRFVDTAGLRRRVNTASGTEYYASLRTEAAIEAAEVAVVLLAADEVISEQDQRVITQVIEAGRSLVIAFNKWDTLDEDRHAQLEKEIDRDLARVKWASRVNISALTGRGVNKLAGHLKEALAGWETRVPTAELNTFIRALVQETPPPARGGRAPKIKYVTQADIRPPRFVVFSTGFLEAGYRRFLERRLREQFGFHGTPIDVSVKVRESKARDLKK is encoded by the coding sequence ATGAGCGACATCGACCTGCCCCCCGACCTCGACGAGCCGACCGGGCCGCTGCCCGTGGTGGCGGTCGTCGGCCGGCCGAACGTCGGCAAGTCGACCCTGGTCAACCGGTTCATCGGCCGTCGCGCCGCCGTCGTGCAGGACGTCCCCGGGGTCACCCGGGACCGCATCCCGTACCAGGCGCTGTGGAACGGCAAGAACTTCACCGTCGTCGACACCGGCGGCTGGGAGCCGAAGGCGACCGGCATGGCCGCGGCGATCGCCCGGCAGGCCGAGTACGCGATGAAGACCGCGGACGTGATCGTGCTGGTCGTCGACGCCTCCGTCGGGGCGACCGAGACCGACCTGGCCGCCGCGCGGGTGCTCCGGCGCAGCGACCGGCCGGTGATCCTGGTGGCCAACAAGGTCGACGACGAGCGCAGCGAGGCCGGCGCCGCGGAGCTGTGGTCGCTGGGGCTGGGCGAGCCGTTCCCGGTCAGCGCGCTGCACGGCCGGGGGAGCGGTGACCTGCTCGACCTGGTGCTCGACGCGATGCCGGAGGCGCCGCGGGAGACCGAGGACCAGGGGGGCCCGCGCCGGGTCGCGCTGGTCGGCCGGCCGAACGTGGGCAAGTCCAGCCTGATCAACCGGCTGAGCAAGGAGGAGCGCTCGGTCGTCGACTCGGTCGCGGGCACCACCGTGGACCCGGTCGACTCGATCGTGACGATCGGCGGGGAGGAGTGGCGGTTCGTCGACACCGCCGGCCTGCGCCGCCGGGTGAACACCGCCAGCGGCACCGAGTACTACGCCAGCCTGCGCACCGAGGCGGCGATCGAGGCCGCCGAGGTGGCCGTCGTGCTGCTCGCCGCCGACGAGGTGATCAGCGAGCAGGACCAGCGGGTGATCACCCAGGTGATCGAGGCCGGCCGCTCGCTGGTGATCGCGTTCAACAAGTGGGACACCCTCGACGAGGACCGGCACGCCCAGCTGGAGAAGGAGATCGACCGCGACCTGGCCCGGGTCAAGTGGGCCAGCCGGGTCAACATCTCGGCGCTGACCGGCCGCGGGGTGAACAAGCTGGCCGGGCACCTCAAGGAGGCGCTGGCCGGCTGGGAGACCCGGGTGCCGACGGCGGAGCTGAACACGTTCATCCGGGCGTTGGTGCAGGAGACGCCGCCGCCGGCCCGCGGCGGCCGCGCCCCGAAGATCAAGTACGTGACCCAGGCGGACATCCGGCCGCCGCGGTTCGTGGTCTTCTCCACCGGGTTCCTCGAGGCCGGCTACCGGCGGTTCCTGGAGCGCCGGCTGCGCGAGCAGTTCGGCTTCCACGGCACCCCGATCGACGTGTCGGTCAAGGTGCGGGAGTCCAAGGCCCGGGACCTGAAGAAGTAG
- a CDS encoding ABC transporter ATP-binding protein: MASVTYDAATRRYPGADRPAVDALDLRIEDGEFLVLVGPSGCGKSTSLRMLAGLEDVDDGAIRIGERDVTDVPAKQRDIAMVFQNYALYPHMTVADNMGFALKMAGVGKAEIGTRVQEAAKLLDLEPYLDRKPKALSGGQRQRVAMGRAIVRSPQVFLMDEPLSNLDAKLRVQTRTQIAQLQRRLQVTTVYVTHDQVEAMTMGDRVAVLKDGLLMQVGKPRELYDRPANVFVAGFIGSPAMNLFTLDQVDGGVLFGGDVYPVSREVLGRAADSQVTIGVRPEDLDVSASGLPIEVDVVEELGADAYVYGRTRLGDGEHQIIARVDGRRPPGKGEVVHVTPRRGHVHLFDVSSGERLG; this comes from the coding sequence ATGGCCTCTGTCACCTACGACGCCGCGACCCGCCGCTACCCCGGCGCCGACCGCCCCGCGGTCGACGCGCTGGACCTGCGCATCGAGGACGGCGAGTTCCTGGTCCTGGTCGGCCCGTCCGGCTGCGGCAAGTCGACCTCGCTGCGGATGCTGGCCGGGCTGGAGGACGTCGACGACGGCGCGATCCGGATCGGCGAGCGCGACGTCACCGACGTCCCGGCCAAGCAGCGGGACATCGCGATGGTGTTCCAGAACTACGCGCTGTACCCGCACATGACGGTCGCGGACAACATGGGCTTCGCGCTCAAGATGGCCGGCGTCGGCAAGGCCGAGATCGGCACCCGGGTGCAGGAGGCGGCCAAGCTGCTCGACCTCGAGCCCTACCTGGACCGCAAGCCCAAGGCGCTGTCCGGTGGGCAGCGGCAGCGGGTCGCCATGGGCCGGGCGATCGTGCGCAGCCCGCAGGTGTTCCTGATGGACGAGCCGCTGTCGAACCTGGACGCCAAGCTGCGGGTGCAGACCCGCACCCAGATCGCCCAGCTGCAGCGCCGGCTGCAGGTCACCACCGTCTACGTCACCCACGACCAGGTCGAGGCGATGACCATGGGCGACCGGGTGGCCGTGCTCAAGGACGGGCTGCTCATGCAGGTGGGCAAGCCGCGCGAGCTCTACGACCGGCCCGCCAACGTCTTCGTCGCCGGCTTCATCGGCTCCCCGGCGATGAACCTGTTCACCCTCGACCAGGTCGACGGCGGCGTGCTGTTCGGCGGCGACGTGTACCCGGTGTCCCGCGAGGTGCTCGGCCGGGCCGCCGACAGCCAGGTGACGATCGGCGTGCGGCCGGAGGACCTGGACGTGTCGGCCAGCGGCCTGCCGATCGAGGTGGACGTCGTCGAGGAGCTCGGCGCGGACGCCTACGTCTACGGCCGGACCCGGCTCGGCGACGGCGAGCACCAGATCATCGCCCGGGTCGACGGCCGCCGTCCGCCGGGCAAGGGCGAGGTCGTGCACGTGACGCCGCGCCGCGGGCACGTGCACCTGTTCGACGTCAGCTCGGGGGAGCGGCTCGGGTGA
- a CDS encoding carbohydrate ABC transporter permease, whose product MAAKGRERPSGWYLAPALTFFGVFAVLPMVLVVYLSFTDWDGFGFPSPSGAGNWSRLFSDPEVRHSLGLTLVFMVLGWVVQTPIALVIGVWAAGRQRNRAVLSSIFFLPVLLSTAAIALLWNSVLDPNFGLTQQLPLLDRFNFLGDPSIVVYTVAWVLTWQFVPFHTLLYQSAARGIPVSIYEAATIDGAGRYKQFFRITLPLLRYTVITSTVLMLVGSVTTFDTILILTNGGPGTATRIAPLYMYQVGFSGFEFGYASTIAVLLLVLGAALSLAVTRLTGFRAMTSQQEGL is encoded by the coding sequence ATGGCTGCCAAGGGGCGCGAACGTCCCTCCGGCTGGTACCTGGCACCGGCGCTGACCTTCTTCGGGGTCTTCGCCGTCCTGCCGATGGTGCTGGTCGTCTACCTCAGCTTCACCGACTGGGACGGCTTCGGGTTCCCGTCGCCGTCCGGGGCAGGGAACTGGTCACGCCTGTTCTCCGACCCCGAGGTGCGGCACTCGCTGGGGCTGACGCTGGTGTTCATGGTCCTCGGCTGGGTCGTCCAGACCCCGATCGCACTGGTGATCGGGGTCTGGGCGGCCGGCCGGCAGCGCAACCGCGCCGTCCTGAGCTCGATCTTCTTCCTGCCGGTGCTGCTCTCCACCGCGGCGATCGCGCTGCTGTGGAACTCGGTGCTCGACCCGAACTTCGGGCTGACCCAGCAGCTGCCGCTGCTGGACCGGTTCAACTTCCTCGGTGACCCCTCGATCGTGGTCTACACGGTGGCCTGGGTGCTGACCTGGCAGTTCGTGCCGTTCCACACGCTGCTGTACCAATCGGCGGCCCGGGGGATCCCGGTGTCGATCTACGAGGCGGCGACCATTGACGGCGCCGGCCGGTACAAGCAGTTCTTCCGGATCACCCTGCCGCTGCTGCGTTACACGGTGATCACCTCGACCGTGCTCATGCTGGTCGGCTCGGTGACCACCTTCGACACGATCCTCATCCTGACCAACGGCGGGCCCGGCACGGCCACCCGCATCGCGCCGCTGTACATGTACCAGGTCGGCTTCAGCGGTTTCGAGTTCGGCTACGCCAGCACGATCGCGGTCCTGCTGCTGGTGCTGGGCGCGGCGCTCTCGCTCGCCGTCACCCGGCTCACCGGTTTCCGGGCCATGACCAGCCAGCAGGAGGGCCTGTGA
- the xylA gene encoding xylose isomerase: MSTLQPTPEDKFSFGLWTVGWQARDPFGDATRPEVDVVESIHKLAEMGAYGVTFHDDDVIPFGSDTTARDERIKRFRAALDETGLVVPMVTTNLFTHPVFKEGGLTANDREVRRFAMRKVMRNMDLAAELGAKTYVLWGGREGAEVDVAKDLLASLDRYAEAIDTLAQYSEDRGYGLRFALEPKPNEPRGDIFLPTIGHAIAFISRLQHKDLVGINPEVGHEQMANLNYTHGIAEAIWLGKLFHIDLNGQHGPKFDQDLVFGHGDLLQAFSTVDLLENGSLTGGPTYDGPRHFDYKPLRTEDMDGVWRSAAANMRTYLLLKERAAAFRADPEVQEALAAAKVPDLRTPTVGEGGYEELLADRSALEDFDAETVAQRGAGVTRIDQLMIEHLLGAR; encoded by the coding sequence ATGAGCACCCTGCAGCCGACCCCCGAGGACAAGTTCAGCTTCGGCCTGTGGACCGTGGGCTGGCAGGCCCGCGACCCGTTCGGTGACGCCACCCGTCCCGAGGTCGACGTGGTCGAGTCCATCCACAAGCTCGCCGAGATGGGCGCCTACGGGGTCACCTTCCACGACGACGACGTCATCCCCTTCGGCAGCGACACCACCGCCCGCGACGAGCGGATCAAGCGCTTCCGCGCAGCGCTGGACGAGACCGGCCTGGTCGTGCCGATGGTGACGACGAACCTGTTCACCCACCCGGTGTTCAAGGAGGGCGGGCTGACCGCCAACGACCGCGAGGTGCGCCGCTTCGCGATGCGCAAGGTCATGCGCAACATGGACCTGGCGGCCGAGCTGGGCGCGAAGACCTACGTGCTGTGGGGCGGCCGCGAGGGCGCCGAGGTCGACGTGGCCAAGGACCTCCTCGCCTCGCTGGACCGCTACGCCGAGGCGATCGACACCCTGGCGCAGTACTCGGAGGACCGCGGCTACGGCCTGCGCTTCGCCCTGGAGCCCAAGCCCAACGAGCCGCGCGGCGACATCTTCCTGCCCACCATCGGGCACGCGATCGCCTTCATCTCCCGGCTGCAGCACAAGGACCTCGTCGGGATCAACCCCGAGGTCGGCCACGAGCAGATGGCGAACCTGAACTACACCCACGGCATCGCCGAGGCGATCTGGCTGGGCAAGCTCTTCCACATCGACCTCAACGGCCAGCACGGGCCGAAGTTCGACCAGGACCTGGTGTTCGGCCACGGCGACCTGCTGCAGGCCTTCTCCACCGTCGACCTGCTGGAGAACGGCAGCCTCACAGGAGGCCCGACCTACGACGGCCCGCGGCACTTCGACTACAAGCCGCTGCGCACCGAGGACATGGACGGCGTGTGGCGCTCGGCCGCCGCGAACATGCGCACCTACCTGCTGCTCAAGGAGCGGGCTGCGGCCTTCCGCGCCGACCCCGAGGTGCAGGAGGCGCTGGCCGCCGCCAAGGTCCCGGACCTGCGCACGCCCACCGTGGGCGAGGGCGGCTACGAGGAGCTGCTGGCCGACCGCTCGGCGCTGGAGGACTTCGACGCCGAGACGGTGGCCCAGCGCGGTGCCGGCGTCACCCGGATCGACCAGCTGATGATCGAGCACCTGCTCGGCGCGCGCTGA
- a CDS encoding ROK family transcriptional regulator translates to MTQRLAGAPSSARQSTVRTTNLGLVLRTVCAADGPLSRADVAAVTGVTRATAARLVDELVAAGLLDEVERELLPRRGRPATPLVPGARFAALGLQADAGLLAARVVDLRGRVVAERVEPGDLRGSDPAVALEALGALATDVLAGLPADACLVGAGLALPGVVDADAGVLLRAPNLGWSDLRPGPLLAPFVPAGLDVVPGNEADLAARTVAEEAPGRAGPHRDFVYLSGQIGIGGAVVLGGRVTGSSGWAGEVGHVCVDPDGPACSCGSTGCLELYAGRHALLRAAGLPLDAPPGDLVRLAAEGDPAAVAALDAGAWALGVALAGVVNVVGIPTVVLGGHLAELADLLRPALEEHLARRVLSARWRRPRVVSVPGPPAAGASGAALQALDDVLTDPARQLG, encoded by the coding sequence GTGACACAGCGACTGGCCGGGGCGCCGAGCAGTGCCCGGCAGTCGACCGTCCGGACGACGAACCTGGGTCTGGTGCTGCGCACGGTCTGCGCCGCCGACGGGCCGCTGTCGCGCGCCGACGTCGCCGCCGTCACCGGGGTGACCCGGGCGACCGCGGCCCGGCTGGTCGACGAGCTGGTGGCCGCCGGGCTGCTGGACGAGGTGGAGCGTGAGCTGCTCCCCCGCCGTGGCCGGCCGGCCACGCCGCTGGTCCCCGGCGCCCGCTTCGCCGCGCTGGGGCTGCAGGCCGACGCCGGGCTGCTCGCCGCCCGGGTGGTCGACCTCCGCGGCCGGGTGGTCGCCGAGCGGGTCGAGCCCGGCGACCTGCGCGGCAGCGACCCCGCGGTCGCGCTCGAAGCGCTGGGCGCGCTGGCCACCGACGTCCTCGCCGGGCTGCCGGCCGACGCCTGCCTGGTCGGGGCCGGGCTGGCACTGCCCGGCGTGGTGGACGCCGACGCCGGCGTGCTGCTGCGCGCGCCGAACCTCGGCTGGTCCGACCTGCGCCCGGGGCCGCTGCTGGCGCCGTTCGTGCCGGCCGGCCTGGACGTCGTCCCCGGCAACGAGGCCGACCTGGCAGCCCGCACCGTCGCCGAGGAGGCACCGGGCCGGGCCGGGCCGCACCGCGACTTCGTCTACCTGTCGGGTCAGATCGGCATCGGCGGTGCCGTCGTCCTCGGCGGCCGGGTGACCGGCAGCTCCGGCTGGGCCGGCGAGGTGGGCCACGTGTGCGTCGACCCCGACGGCCCGGCCTGCAGCTGCGGCTCCACCGGCTGCCTGGAGCTCTACGCCGGCCGGCACGCGCTGCTCCGCGCCGCCGGGCTGCCGCTGGACGCCCCGCCCGGCGACCTGGTCCGGCTGGCCGCCGAGGGCGACCCGGCGGCGGTCGCCGCGCTGGACGCCGGCGCGTGGGCCCTCGGCGTGGCCCTGGCCGGCGTGGTCAACGTGGTGGGCATCCCGACCGTCGTCCTGGGCGGGCACCTGGCGGAGCTCGCCGACCTGCTCCGCCCGGCGCTCGAGGAGCACCTGGCCCGCCGGGTCCTGTCCGCCCGGTGGCGCCGACCGCGGGTGGTCAGCGTCCCGGGCCCGCCGGCGGCCGGCGCGAGCGGCGCCGCCCTGCAGGCGCTGGACGACGTCCTCACCGATCCGGCCCGCCAGCTGGGCTGA
- the aroH gene encoding chorismate mutase, with protein MAVAVRAIRGATQVAADDRDEVLDATRELVSTVLERNELDPADLISILFTATPDLVSEFPALAARELGLGDVPLMCATEIAVPHALPRVLRLMAHVDTPRARAEVQHVYLRGAVALRRDIAQ; from the coding sequence GTGGCTGTGGCCGTCCGTGCCATCCGGGGAGCGACACAGGTGGCCGCCGACGACCGCGACGAGGTGCTGGACGCCACGCGCGAGCTCGTCAGCACCGTCCTGGAGCGCAACGAGCTCGACCCGGCGGACCTGATCAGCATCCTGTTCACCGCCACCCCCGACCTGGTGTCGGAGTTCCCGGCCCTGGCCGCGCGCGAGCTCGGGCTGGGCGACGTCCCGCTGATGTGCGCCACCGAGATCGCGGTGCCGCACGCGCTGCCGCGGGTGCTGCGGCTGATGGCGCACGTGGACACCCCGCGGGCGCGCGCCGAGGTGCAGCACGTGTACCTGCGCGGTGCCGTGGCCCTGCGTCGGGACATCGCACAGTGA
- a CDS encoding aldose 1-epimerase family protein, which translates to MTVLPTGEQFALRSAGAEAVVVEVGGGLRTYRADRRDLLDGYGEREMAAGARGHVLAPWPNRLRDGRYRWDGEEHETPLSEPETHNAIHGLVRYLPWRVTGRTSDTVALELLLHPQPGYPWTLLLQVAYALGPAGLQVTTTATNAGEVAVPYGEGHHPYLAAGAGLLVDDCTLVAPGATRLLTDERALPTGAEPVAGTGYDLRAGRPVGDLVVDHCFTDLDRDDAGRAWVRLTGPDGRGAAVWMDGAYGHLQLFTGDVLPEPRRRRGLAVEPMTCPPNAFATGERVLRLEPGESTTGSWGIAPIG; encoded by the coding sequence GTGACGGTGCTGCCCACCGGCGAGCAGTTCGCGCTGCGCTCCGCCGGCGCGGAGGCCGTCGTCGTCGAGGTCGGCGGCGGCCTGCGCACCTACCGGGCCGACCGCCGGGACCTGCTCGACGGCTACGGCGAGCGGGAGATGGCGGCCGGCGCCCGCGGGCACGTGCTGGCGCCGTGGCCGAACCGGTTGCGCGACGGCCGCTACCGCTGGGACGGCGAGGAGCACGAGACCCCGCTGTCGGAGCCGGAGACGCACAACGCCATTCACGGCCTGGTCCGGTACCTGCCCTGGCGGGTGACCGGCCGGACCAGCGACACCGTCGCGCTGGAGCTGCTGCTGCACCCGCAGCCGGGCTACCCGTGGACGCTGCTGCTGCAGGTGGCGTACGCGCTCGGCCCGGCGGGGTTGCAGGTCACCACCACCGCGACCAACGCCGGTGAGGTGGCGGTGCCCTACGGGGAGGGCCACCACCCCTACCTGGCCGCCGGTGCGGGGCTGCTGGTCGACGACTGCACGCTGGTCGCACCCGGGGCGACCCGCCTGCTGACAGACGAGCGGGCGCTGCCCACCGGGGCCGAGCCGGTCGCGGGCACGGGGTACGACCTGCGCGCCGGCCGGCCGGTCGGTGACCTGGTCGTCGACCACTGCTTCACCGACCTCGACCGGGACGACGCCGGCCGGGCCTGGGTGCGGCTGACCGGCCCCGACGGCCGGGGCGCGGCGGTCTGGATGGACGGCGCGTACGGCCACCTGCAGCTGTTCACCGGCGACGTGCTGCCCGAGCCGCGCCGCCGGCGCGGGCTCGCGGTGGAGCCGATGACCTGCCCGCCGAACGCCTTCGCGACCGGCGAGCGGGTGCTGCGGCTCGAGCCGGGGGAGTCCACGACCGGCAGCTGGGGCATCGCGCCCATCGGCTGA
- a CDS encoding carbohydrate ABC transporter permease, which yields MSLTQSGTPMARVPASTEPAGPVTTAPARRRRVGRERPNWLAGVLSVIWLLLVLVPLYYMVNGSFRTRQDYLTDNPLKPPGNPTLENYESVFTGGFGRYFVNNIVVTLGTVAIVVALTVPAAYAVARNAGPVVQRGFSVMLIGLAVPAQATIIPVYLLINQLHLYDTLLAIILPTAAFALPVSLLVMTNSLRDIPNELYEAQTLDGAGAFGTLRHLVLPLARPAITTVAVFTAMGAWNGFLFPLVLTQSSDQRTLTVGLTTFQSQFGTNVPGLLAAVTLSLLPIFFVYLFGRRYLLSGLTAGFGK from the coding sequence GTGAGCCTCACCCAGTCCGGCACCCCGATGGCGCGGGTGCCGGCCTCCACCGAGCCCGCCGGCCCGGTCACCACCGCGCCGGCCCGGCGCCGCCGCGTCGGCCGGGAGCGCCCGAACTGGCTGGCCGGCGTGCTGTCGGTCATCTGGCTGCTGCTGGTCCTGGTGCCGCTCTACTACATGGTCAACGGCAGCTTCCGGACCCGGCAGGACTACCTGACCGACAACCCGCTGAAGCCGCCGGGCAACCCGACGCTGGAGAACTACGAGTCGGTCTTCACCGGTGGGTTCGGCCGGTACTTCGTCAACAACATCGTGGTCACGCTGGGCACCGTCGCCATCGTGGTCGCGCTGACGGTGCCGGCGGCCTACGCCGTGGCCCGCAACGCCGGGCCGGTGGTGCAGCGGGGCTTCTCGGTCATGCTCATCGGCCTGGCGGTGCCCGCGCAGGCGACGATCATCCCGGTGTACCTGCTGATCAACCAGCTGCACCTGTACGACACCCTGCTGGCGATCATCCTGCCGACCGCGGCCTTCGCGCTGCCGGTGTCGCTGCTGGTGATGACCAACAGCCTGCGGGACATCCCGAACGAGCTGTACGAGGCGCAGACCCTCGACGGGGCCGGGGCGTTCGGCACGCTGCGCCACCTGGTGCTGCCGCTGGCCCGCCCGGCGATCACCACGGTCGCGGTGTTCACCGCGATGGGCGCCTGGAACGGCTTCCTGTTCCCGCTGGTGCTCACCCAGTCGTCGGACCAGCGCACGCTGACGGTCGGGTTGACGACCTTCCAGAGCCAGTTCGGCACCAACGTGCCGGGGCTGTTGGCCGCGGTCACCCTGTCGCTGCTGCCGATCTTCTTCGTCTACCTGTTCGGCCGCCGGTACCTGCTCAGCGGCCTCACCGCCGGCTTCGGGAAGTGA
- the xylB gene encoding xylulokinase has product MTLVAGVDSSTQSCKVVVRDAGTGALVREGRASHPDGTEVDPAAWAAALQTALGEAGGLADVAAVAVGGQQHGMVCLDVDGAVVRPALLWNDTRSAQAATDLTAELGGGQAWADAVGLVPVASFTVTKLRWLAEHEPANAARTAAVCLPHDWLTWQLAGTPGLDALVTDRGDASGTGYWSPMTGEYRPDLLERAFGSTPVLPRVLGPAEQAGVVAGGGAVLGPGTGDNAAAALGINAEPGDVVVSIGTSGVVSTVSTTPSADPSGTVAGFADATGNFLPLAVTLNAARVLDATARLLGVDHDELSRLALSAPAGSGGLVLVPYLEGERTPDRPRSTGAVHGLTLSTAEPAYLARAAVEGLLCGLADGLEAIAALGNPVRRVFLVGGGARSEAVRRVAPAVLGVPVLVPPPGEYVADGAARQAAWVLAGGETPPVWPATSTETYEADPVPHVRERYAEVRDLTADRT; this is encoded by the coding sequence ATGACCCTGGTGGCGGGGGTCGACTCGTCGACCCAGTCGTGCAAGGTCGTCGTCCGGGACGCCGGGACCGGCGCCCTGGTCCGCGAGGGCCGGGCGTCGCACCCGGACGGCACGGAGGTCGACCCCGCCGCCTGGGCGGCAGCACTGCAGACGGCGCTCGGCGAGGCCGGTGGCCTCGCCGACGTCGCGGCGGTCGCTGTCGGCGGGCAGCAGCACGGGATGGTCTGCCTGGACGTCGATGGCGCGGTGGTGCGGCCGGCGCTGCTGTGGAACGACACCCGGTCGGCGCAGGCCGCGACCGACCTGACCGCGGAGCTGGGTGGCGGGCAGGCCTGGGCCGACGCGGTCGGCCTGGTGCCGGTCGCCTCGTTCACGGTGACCAAGCTGCGCTGGCTGGCCGAGCACGAGCCGGCCAACGCGGCCCGGACGGCGGCGGTGTGCCTGCCGCACGACTGGCTGACCTGGCAGCTGGCCGGGACCCCGGGCCTCGACGCGCTGGTCACCGACCGCGGCGACGCGAGCGGCACCGGCTACTGGTCGCCGATGACCGGGGAGTACCGGCCCGACCTGCTGGAGCGCGCCTTCGGCAGCACGCCGGTGCTGCCCCGGGTGCTCGGCCCGGCCGAGCAGGCCGGCGTGGTGGCCGGCGGGGGTGCGGTGCTCGGCCCGGGCACCGGGGACAACGCCGCGGCCGCGCTGGGCATCAACGCCGAGCCCGGTGACGTCGTCGTCTCGATCGGCACCTCGGGCGTCGTCTCCACCGTCTCGACCACCCCCAGCGCCGACCCGTCCGGCACGGTCGCCGGGTTCGCCGACGCCACCGGCAACTTCCTGCCGCTGGCGGTCACGCTCAACGCGGCCCGGGTGCTGGACGCGACCGCCCGGCTGCTCGGCGTCGACCACGACGAGCTGTCCCGGCTGGCCCTGTCCGCGCCGGCCGGGTCCGGCGGGCTGGTGCTGGTGCCCTACCTGGAGGGCGAGCGGACCCCGGACCGGCCGCGCTCCACCGGCGCGGTGCACGGCCTGACGCTCAGCACCGCCGAGCCCGCGTACCTGGCGCGCGCGGCGGTCGAGGGGCTGCTGTGCGGGCTGGCCGACGGGCTGGAGGCGATCGCCGCGCTGGGCAACCCGGTCCGCCGGGTGTTCCTGGTCGGCGGCGGCGCCCGGTCCGAGGCTGTCCGCCGGGTCGCGCCCGCCGTCCTGGGGGTGCCGGTGCTCGTGCCGCCGCCGGGGGAGTACGTCGCCGACGGCGCCGCCCGGCAGGCCGCCTGGGTGCTGGCCGGTGGGGAGACCCCGCCAGTCTGGCCGGCCACGAGCACCGAGACCTACGAGGCCGACCCGGTCCCGCACGTCCGTGAGCGGTACGCCGAGGTCCGCGACCTCACCGCCGACCGGACCTGA